Proteins found in one Gloeocapsopsis sp. IPPAS B-1203 genomic segment:
- a CDS encoding MarR family transcriptional regulator codes for MGTRYHGTKEEVRALDAYIKLIRAADSVSSRIHRHLDETNLTITQFGVLEALYHLGSMYQRDLAAKLLKSGGNITLVIDNLEKRSLVKREREPDDRRCIRVNLTEAGKQLISRIFPTHVAAVVAEMATLSMPEQEELGRLCRRLGKKE; via the coding sequence ATGGGAACGCGATATCATGGTACAAAAGAAGAAGTAAGAGCATTAGACGCGTATATTAAGTTAATACGTGCAGCAGACTCAGTGTCATCGCGTATTCATCGCCATTTAGATGAAACTAACTTGACAATTACACAATTTGGTGTACTTGAGGCACTGTATCACCTAGGTTCGATGTATCAACGCGACCTAGCCGCAAAACTCCTCAAAAGTGGTGGTAATATCACTTTGGTCATTGATAATTTGGAGAAGCGATCGCTAGTTAAACGTGAACGAGAACCGGACGATCGCCGTTGTATTAGAGTCAACTTAACAGAAGCTGGAAAACAGTTAATTAGCCGCATCTTTCCTACTCATGTAGCAGCGGTAGTTGCTGAAATGGCAACATTAAGTATGCCTGAACAGGAAGAACTTGGTCGCTTGTGTCGGCGATTAGGTAAAAAAGAATAA
- a CDS encoding tetratricopeptide repeat protein, translating to MSELRLSELLLKYLVVFLIPVLTITSGTQAGLTLPYLAQTKPQTAADWVNQGLQLVQKNQLKDAIAAFETAAKLDPKLAPAHYNLGLALRETEQLQPAAEAFYRAIQADPKFALAYANLGAVLLEGNNPQQAQDFLQNAIELEPNLGLAHYNLGLVKEQMQDWEGAIAAYNTALKYSPNLPEITYHLGVVYLQQNQVEQAATAFREAIKTKPNYAEAYYNLGAILFRQGILQSALEAFRQSALANRNYANAYYAAGLVYMHLGQYQSAQTVLESAKTLYASQGNLQWQKSAEELLQRASSQDN from the coding sequence ATGTCAGAATTAAGATTGAGCGAACTACTTTTAAAATATTTAGTCGTATTCTTAATACCCGTACTAACAATAACTTCTGGTACTCAAGCGGGTTTAACTCTACCTTACCTAGCACAGACAAAGCCTCAAACGGCTGCTGATTGGGTTAATCAAGGGCTACAATTAGTACAAAAAAATCAACTTAAAGATGCGATCGCTGCGTTTGAAACAGCAGCTAAACTCGACCCTAAATTAGCACCAGCGCACTACAACCTAGGACTTGCTTTGCGGGAAACTGAACAACTCCAACCTGCTGCAGAAGCATTCTATCGTGCAATTCAAGCCGATCCAAAGTTTGCTTTAGCTTATGCTAACTTGGGAGCAGTCCTACTAGAAGGAAATAACCCCCAACAAGCACAAGACTTTTTACAAAACGCAATAGAACTTGAACCAAATTTAGGACTAGCGCACTACAATCTTGGCTTAGTCAAAGAGCAAATGCAAGATTGGGAAGGAGCGATCGCCGCATATAATACAGCACTAAAATACAGCCCAAATCTACCAGAAATTACTTATCACTTAGGTGTTGTTTATCTTCAACAAAATCAAGTTGAACAAGCAGCCACAGCTTTTCGTGAAGCAATCAAAACTAAACCAAACTACGCTGAAGCTTATTACAATCTAGGTGCGATTCTATTTAGGCAAGGCATTTTACAATCCGCGCTAGAAGCTTTCCGCCAATCTGCCTTAGCAAATAGAAACTATGCTAATGCCTACTACGCTGCTGGGCTAGTCTATATGCATCTAGGGCAATATCAAAGCGCACAAACAGTGTTGGAATCTGCTAAAACCTTGTATGCATCTCAAGGTAATTTACAGTGGCAAAAAAGTGCAGAAGAACTTCTACAACGTGCTAGTAGTCAAGACAATTAG
- a CDS encoding elongation factor G, with product MNEKGNMGLHNVAIVGPYLSGKTTLLESLLFVTGAISRKGSTRDGNTVGDSSTEARDRHMSVEVNAASTEYNGVRFNFIDCPGSIEFAQETYNALMGVDAAIVVCEPTNDNSNESKQRLLTLAPIFKFLDDWEIPHLVFVNKMDKGNSNFMEMLHALKSISSRPIVPHQCPITQGEQVTGFIDLVSEQAYQYHSGAACDPIPFPEAFKEQEQAARAQMLEELANFDDHLLEELLEEINPPQEEIVQDMRLELGADLVVPVFFGVAEQDSGVRSLLKALLREAPTPETTAEHRGVVLHSEAPLAQVLKTYYTPQGGKLSLVRVWQGKLTDGIVLNGVRAGGIYRLMGQQTTSLTEAQAGDIVALSRLEGISTGDTLSSNSELASELPKAEHLDPVYALAITPEKRNDEVKLSGALSKLLEEDPALYWEQHGDTHEVILWGQGEIHLQVALDRLRRKYNLPMTTHLPQVPYKETIRKPISSVHGRYKHQSGGHGQFGDVYLEIKPLPRGEGFDFKETIVGGVVPKQYIPGVETGVREYLAHGPLGFPIVDVAVTLTNGSYHSVDSSEQAFKQAARIAMQTGIPQGEPTLLEPIVSIEVTTPNEFTSKVLQLLSGRRGQILGYEGRSDWQGWDNVTAYLPQAEMHSFIIELRSLTLGVGSFHWQYHHLQEVPEKLAERVCSTTNGNGNNHR from the coding sequence ATGAACGAAAAAGGAAACATGGGCTTGCACAATGTCGCCATTGTCGGCCCATATTTAAGTGGCAAAACAACGTTACTAGAAAGTTTACTTTTCGTCACTGGAGCAATTTCTCGTAAAGGTAGTACTCGCGACGGCAATACGGTAGGAGATAGTTCAACTGAAGCTCGCGATCGCCACATGAGTGTAGAAGTGAATGCTGCCAGTACAGAGTATAACGGAGTACGCTTTAATTTTATTGACTGTCCTGGCTCAATAGAATTTGCTCAAGAAACTTACAATGCTCTGATGGGTGTCGATGCGGCGATTGTTGTTTGCGAACCAACGAATGATAATTCAAACGAATCAAAGCAACGCCTCCTTACACTCGCACCAATATTTAAATTTTTAGACGACTGGGAAATTCCTCACCTAGTCTTCGTCAATAAAATGGACAAAGGCAACAGCAACTTTATGGAAATGTTGCACGCCTTAAAATCAATTTCTAGCCGACCGATTGTTCCACACCAATGTCCAATTACGCAAGGCGAACAAGTTACAGGATTTATTGACTTAGTGAGCGAGCAAGCTTACCAATATCACTCAGGAGCAGCTTGCGATCCAATTCCGTTTCCTGAAGCATTTAAAGAACAGGAACAAGCAGCACGTGCCCAAATGTTGGAAGAACTCGCCAACTTTGACGATCACTTGTTAGAAGAACTGCTAGAAGAGATTAACCCGCCGCAAGAAGAAATAGTGCAAGATATGCGGCTTGAACTAGGAGCAGATTTAGTTGTTCCGGTATTTTTTGGTGTTGCTGAACAAGATTCTGGCGTGCGATCGCTCCTCAAAGCACTTCTACGAGAAGCACCAACACCAGAGACAACCGCAGAACATCGCGGCGTTGTTTTACACAGCGAAGCACCACTAGCACAGGTTCTTAAAACTTACTACACTCCTCAAGGTGGCAAACTTTCTTTAGTCAGAGTTTGGCAAGGCAAGTTAACCGACGGTATCGTCCTCAATGGAGTGCGTGCTGGTGGTATTTATCGCTTGATGGGACAACAAACGACCTCACTCACCGAAGCGCAAGCTGGCGATATTGTGGCACTCTCGCGCCTAGAAGGAATTAGTACAGGAGATACGCTGTCATCAAATAGCGAACTAGCATCAGAATTGCCTAAAGCTGAACATTTAGATCCAGTATATGCTTTAGCAATTACTCCTGAAAAACGCAATGACGAGGTAAAACTAAGTGGAGCACTCAGTAAACTTTTAGAAGAAGATCCTGCACTTTATTGGGAACAGCACGGTGACACGCACGAAGTGATTTTATGGGGTCAAGGGGAAATTCACTTGCAAGTTGCGTTAGATCGCTTGCGGCGCAAATACAATTTGCCCATGACAACGCATTTGCCACAAGTACCTTATAAAGAAACTATTCGTAAACCAATTTCTTCGGTACATGGGCGTTATAAACATCAAAGTGGCGGTCACGGACAGTTTGGTGATGTGTATTTAGAAATTAAACCATTACCACGGGGTGAAGGCTTTGATTTCAAGGAAACTATTGTTGGTGGAGTCGTACCAAAGCAGTATATTCCAGGTGTGGAAACAGGGGTGCGCGAGTATCTTGCGCATGGACCTTTAGGCTTTCCGATTGTGGATGTTGCTGTTACACTCACAAATGGTTCTTACCATAGTGTAGATAGTTCCGAACAAGCATTTAAGCAAGCTGCACGGATTGCCATGCAAACAGGAATACCGCAAGGCGAACCTACGCTACTCGAACCAATTGTCTCTATTGAAGTGACGACGCCAAATGAATTTACCTCTAAGGTGCTACAACTTCTCAGCGGACGTCGAGGACAGATTTTAGGTTACGAAGGTAGAAGCGATTGGCAAGGCTGGGACAACGTAACTGCTTACTTACCACAAGCTGAGATGCACAGCTTTATCATCGAGTTGCGATCGCTTACTTTAGGTGTTGGTTCGTTCCATTGGCAATATCACCATCTTCAGGAAGTTCCCGAAAAGCTAGCTGAAAGAGTTTGTTCGACGACTAACGGTAACGGCAATAATCATCGTTGA
- the ctpC gene encoding carboxyl-terminal processing protease CtpC translates to MVISKRGLVLGATAAMLTTVAVAGAGIHSRGQAFFQESPKELVDEVWQIIDRQYVDGTFNQANWQAVRREYLNKSYNSKEDAYKAIREMLKRLDDPYTRFMDPDEFKNMQVETSGELTGIGIQIAQDEKTNKLTVISPIEDTPAARAGIIAKDIILQIDGQSTEGMDINQAVSMIKGKPGTQVRLTIQRENQQREFQITRARIELHPVRYSQQTSPTGNLGYIRLTQFSANAATEMRDAIRDLEKQQVQGYILDLRSNPGGLLFSSVEIAQMWLQDGTIVSTVDRQGKRDIEKSSHRALTDKPVVVLVDGGSASASEILAGALQDNNRAVVVGTRTFGKGLVQSVRGLGDGSGLAVTIAKYFTPNGRDINKAGINPDVVVELTDQQKESLVQDREKIGTSADPQFSTALNVLQKEIAAQRGNRAVVTPQ, encoded by the coding sequence ATGGTCATTTCAAAACGTGGACTTGTTCTGGGTGCTACAGCAGCAATGCTGACAACGGTTGCAGTTGCCGGCGCGGGAATTCACTCGCGGGGTCAGGCTTTCTTTCAAGAAAGTCCTAAAGAATTAGTAGATGAAGTCTGGCAGATTATTGACCGTCAATATGTAGACGGTACATTTAATCAAGCTAATTGGCAGGCTGTACGCCGAGAGTACCTTAACAAGTCTTACAACAGCAAAGAGGATGCTTATAAAGCCATCCGAGAAATGCTCAAAAGACTAGATGACCCATATACTCGGTTTATGGATCCAGATGAATTTAAGAACATGCAAGTTGAGACTTCTGGGGAACTGACCGGAATTGGTATTCAAATTGCCCAGGACGAAAAAACAAATAAATTGACTGTAATTTCGCCCATAGAGGACACTCCAGCTGCAAGAGCAGGGATTATAGCAAAAGATATCATTCTTCAGATTGACGGTCAAAGTACTGAAGGCATGGATATTAATCAAGCGGTATCTATGATTAAAGGAAAACCAGGTACTCAAGTCCGCTTGACAATTCAGCGAGAAAATCAGCAAAGAGAATTTCAAATTACACGGGCGCGAATCGAGTTACACCCTGTTCGCTATAGTCAGCAAACATCTCCCACAGGAAACTTGGGTTATATTCGTTTGACTCAGTTCAGCGCTAATGCTGCAACAGAAATGCGTGATGCCATTAGAGATTTAGAGAAACAGCAAGTTCAAGGATATATTCTGGATTTACGTTCTAATCCTGGTGGTTTACTGTTTTCCAGTGTAGAAATTGCCCAAATGTGGTTACAAGATGGCACGATTGTCTCTACAGTTGATCGCCAAGGAAAAAGAGACATTGAAAAATCTAGCCACCGCGCCCTGACTGATAAACCTGTTGTAGTTCTAGTTGATGGTGGTTCAGCAAGTGCAAGCGAAATACTAGCTGGTGCTTTGCAGGACAATAACCGTGCTGTGGTAGTAGGGACAAGAACATTTGGTAAAGGCTTAGTGCAATCGGTACGGGGATTAGGAGATGGATCGGGTTTAGCAGTGACAATTGCTAAGTACTTTACCCCTAACGGTCGCGATATCAATAAAGCGGGTATTAATCCTGATGTGGTAGTCGAACTCACCGACCAACAAAAAGAATCGCTAGTTCAAGATCGAGAGAAAATTGGCACGTCCGCCGATCCTCAATTCTCTACAGCTTTAAACGTGTTACAAAAAGAAATTGCTGCACAACGCGGTAATCGAGCAGTCGTTACGCCGCAGTAG
- the ispG gene encoding (E)-4-hydroxy-3-methylbut-2-enyl-diphosphate synthase, with product MQTLPTPSTTINPISGSLTDTTIHRRKTRPVKVGNVTIGGGYPVVVQSMINEDTLDVDGSVAAIRRLHEIGCEIVRVTVPSMAHAKALAEIKQKLHQTYKFVPLVADVHHNGMKIALEVAKHVDKVRINPGLYVFEKPKTDRTEYSQAEFDEIGNKIRETLEPLVISLRDQGKAMRIGVNHGSLAERMLFTYGDTPEGMVESALEFIRICESLDFQNLVISLKASRVPVMLAAYRLMAQKMDALGMDYPLHLGVTEAGDGEYGRIKSTAGIGTLLAEGIGDTIRVSLTEAPEKEIPVCYSILQALGLRKTMVEYVACPSCGRTLFNLEEVLHKVREATKHLTGLDIAVMGCIVNGPGEMADADYGYVGKQPGYISLYRGRDEIKRVPEAQGVEELINLIKSDGRWVEP from the coding sequence ATGCAAACCTTGCCTACTCCATCAACTACTATTAACCCTATCTCTGGGTCATTAACTGATACCACGATCCATCGCCGCAAAACCCGTCCAGTTAAAGTCGGCAATGTCACTATTGGTGGTGGCTATCCTGTGGTAGTGCAATCAATGATTAATGAAGACACACTTGATGTAGATGGCTCTGTTGCTGCCATTCGGCGCTTGCACGAAATTGGCTGCGAGATTGTCCGAGTTACTGTACCAAGCATGGCTCATGCTAAAGCTTTAGCAGAAATCAAGCAAAAACTCCATCAAACTTACAAATTTGTACCACTCGTTGCGGATGTCCATCACAATGGCATGAAAATTGCCTTGGAAGTTGCTAAGCACGTAGATAAAGTGCGCATCAATCCAGGGTTATATGTGTTTGAAAAACCAAAAACAGATCGTACAGAATACTCACAAGCCGAGTTTGACGAAATAGGTAACAAAATTCGGGAAACATTAGAACCTTTAGTCATTTCCCTACGCGACCAAGGCAAAGCAATGCGTATTGGAGTCAATCATGGTTCACTTGCCGAAAGAATGCTATTTACATATGGAGATACACCTGAAGGAATGGTGGAATCTGCTTTAGAGTTCATTCGGATTTGTGAGTCATTAGATTTTCAGAATTTGGTCATCTCGCTCAAAGCATCGCGTGTTCCTGTGATGCTAGCTGCTTACCGTCTAATGGCTCAAAAAATGGACGCATTAGGAATGGATTACCCCTTGCATTTAGGAGTAACTGAAGCGGGTGATGGTGAGTATGGTCGCATCAAGTCCACTGCAGGAATTGGTACTCTCTTAGCAGAGGGTATTGGCGATACTATCCGCGTATCGCTTACTGAAGCACCTGAGAAGGAAATTCCAGTCTGCTATAGCATCCTACAAGCACTTGGTTTACGCAAAACAATGGTGGAGTACGTCGCTTGTCCCTCTTGCGGTCGTACTTTGTTCAATTTAGAAGAGGTGTTACACAAAGTCCGCGAAGCAACGAAACATCTTACTGGTTTAGATATTGCAGTAATGGGCTGTATTGTGAACGGACCAGGAGAAATGGCAGATGCAGATTACGGCTACGTTGGTAAGCAACCTGGTTACATTTCTTTGTATCGTGGTAGAGACGAAATCAAGCGCGTTCCTGAAGCTCAAGGTGTTGAAGAGTTAATCAATCTCATCAAATCAGACGGACGCTGGGTCGAACCATAA
- a CDS encoding RNA-binding protein, producing the protein MTIYVGNLSYRATEDDLRAVFAEYGTVKRIVLPTDRETGRMRGFAFVDMTEDAQEDAAITELDGAEWMGRQLRVNKAKPREENNRRNGTGMRRNEY; encoded by the coding sequence ATGACTATTTACGTTGGAAACCTCTCCTACCGCGCTACAGAAGACGACTTGAGAGCAGTATTTGCAGAGTATGGTACAGTCAAAAGAATTGTCTTGCCAACAGACCGAGAAACTGGTAGGATGCGCGGCTTTGCCTTTGTGGATATGACAGAAGATGCTCAAGAAGATGCCGCAATTACGGAATTGGACGGTGCTGAGTGGATGGGACGTCAACTGAGAGTCAACAAAGCAAAACCGCGTGAAGAAAATAATCGACGCAATGGAACTGGTATGAGGAGAAACGAGTACTAG
- the nrdJ gene encoding ribonucleoside-triphosphate reductase, adenosylcobalamin-dependent, whose translation MVRELERTNQTSQFPETAPAANPVFFRTYSRRQLNGRRESWEEVCDRTLKGLVKLGKLTDTEVAILTKMQHQMKALPSGRWLWVGGTEWIEKQENFSGAYNCTSTNVTDWRAFGLMMDLAMMGCGTGAVLEPQYINQLPPICNRLNVTITGEIGITPALERKENTEIQISGNDITIYVGDSRQGWVKSYQTLLELSSDAQFAGEVNVRIDLQNVRPAGELLKGFGGVANPIKLPELYQRCAAILNKAVGRQLNSVECCLLIDEAAVVVVAGNVRRSAGMRQGDSNDELFANAKGNLWQQDENGNWRIDPERDALRMANHTRVFHRQPTLDECVDAVRNQYYSGEGAIQYAPEAIARANADILTTPELKTGFIQAYSQGKEQARAWLRDRFNEFPPEEIAHRLSRYALNPCGEIVGANFHCVSGETLLITRQGIHKIKDIVGEEVEIWNGKRWSKVVPFQTNTGQKLYRVRFGDGSYLDVTEYHRFFVKDRFGKSYEEVQTKDLLSHSKYSIHTEPFVIEYQDGEAIDPAYAYTLGVAVGDGTLDRNGNAKIRLYTKKAELLVSGKKSPLRNYDYLPSFVDITDLGFSGELLYRLKTQADALNIIGSWNKQAILAFIAGLADTDGSNTQGNGIRIYIADYERAHRLQLLLTKCGLQSSVNMMARKASATNLGKRSQDLYYLQITDCNQIPCQRLDTSKGCKPTAKGKWQVIKSVEELPGDHNTYCFNEPEFHKGVFGNTLTGNCNLSEIHLNQIDPNNQQEQREAFTAGALSVAALLNHKFIEPRYQKSRELDPIVGVSFTGLFDFFVRAFGVDWLHWWTAGRPETPQGLEYKQKEQEYLSKWKEIVHQVIWEYCDRHNIKRPNRCTTVQPSGTKSLLTGASPGWHPPKAQRFIRRITFRSHDPVALACIDYGYNIIPSQSDKDENGNLLNDPFDPRCTEWLVEIPVAVPWADLPGADEIDISQFSAIAQMDFYMQVQKYYVSHNTSATIELRENEVEALGTHIYETIQNNEGYISAALLARFDDHQTFPRLPFEPISKQQYEQLMQQVKTQRRTNVFQSALIQYDAKDLSEVGPAGCDSDKCLFSDQKPN comes from the coding sequence ATGGTTCGAGAGCTTGAGCGCACTAATCAAACTAGCCAGTTCCCTGAAACTGCCCCTGCTGCTAATCCTGTATTTTTCAGAACGTATAGCCGTCGCCAGCTGAATGGTAGACGCGAAAGCTGGGAAGAAGTATGCGATCGCACGCTCAAGGGTTTAGTTAAGTTGGGCAAACTCACTGATACTGAAGTTGCTATCCTCACTAAAATGCAGCACCAGATGAAAGCGCTTCCTAGTGGACGTTGGTTATGGGTTGGTGGTACAGAATGGATCGAAAAGCAAGAAAATTTTTCTGGAGCCTATAACTGCACGAGTACCAACGTTACTGACTGGCGGGCGTTTGGTTTGATGATGGATCTCGCAATGATGGGTTGTGGCACTGGTGCTGTTCTCGAACCGCAATACATCAATCAGCTCCCACCAATTTGCAATCGCTTAAACGTGACAATTACTGGAGAAATTGGGATAACACCAGCACTCGAACGCAAAGAAAACACCGAAATTCAGATTTCTGGTAACGATATTACAATTTATGTCGGTGATAGTCGTCAAGGTTGGGTTAAATCGTATCAAACACTTCTCGAACTATCCAGCGATGCACAATTTGCAGGGGAAGTCAATGTCCGCATTGATCTTCAGAATGTCCGCCCAGCGGGTGAACTTCTCAAAGGCTTTGGTGGCGTTGCTAACCCGATCAAGCTACCAGAACTATATCAACGCTGTGCCGCGATTCTCAATAAAGCTGTAGGACGCCAACTCAACTCTGTAGAATGCTGTTTATTAATCGATGAAGCTGCTGTAGTGGTAGTGGCTGGCAATGTCCGAAGATCAGCTGGAATGCGCCAAGGTGACAGTAACGATGAATTATTTGCCAATGCCAAAGGTAATTTGTGGCAACAAGATGAGAATGGTAACTGGCGAATTGATCCTGAACGCGATGCGCTACGAATGGCAAATCATACGCGCGTTTTTCATCGTCAACCAACTTTAGATGAATGTGTTGATGCCGTACGCAATCAATATTATTCCGGCGAAGGGGCAATTCAATATGCGCCAGAAGCGATCGCCCGTGCTAACGCAGATATCTTAACAACTCCCGAACTCAAAACCGGATTTATCCAAGCTTATTCCCAAGGTAAAGAACAAGCAAGAGCATGGTTGCGCGATCGCTTTAATGAATTTCCACCTGAAGAAATCGCACATCGACTGTCAAGATATGCCCTAAATCCTTGCGGAGAAATCGTTGGCGCAAATTTCCATTGTGTCTCAGGAGAAACTTTGTTAATTACCCGCCAAGGTATTCATAAAATTAAAGATATTGTTGGCGAAGAAGTTGAAATTTGGAATGGTAAACGCTGGAGTAAAGTTGTTCCATTTCAAACTAATACTGGGCAGAAATTATATAGAGTTAGATTTGGTGATGGCTCTTATTTAGATGTCACAGAATACCATCGATTCTTTGTTAAAGATAGATTTGGTAAAAGCTATGAAGAAGTCCAGACAAAAGATTTATTATCGCATAGCAAATACTCAATTCATACAGAACCGTTTGTAATTGAATATCAAGATGGAGAAGCTATTGATCCTGCGTATGCTTATACATTAGGAGTAGCTGTAGGTGACGGAACTTTAGATCGGAATGGCAACGCAAAGATCAGACTATACACCAAGAAAGCTGAACTTTTAGTTTCTGGAAAAAAATCGCCTTTAAGAAACTATGATTACTTGCCTTCTTTTGTAGACATTACTGACTTAGGGTTTTCAGGAGAACTCTTATATCGCTTGAAAACACAAGCTGATGCGTTAAATATAATTGGTTCATGGAACAAGCAAGCAATTCTTGCTTTTATAGCTGGGCTAGCTGATACCGATGGTTCTAATACTCAAGGAAATGGCATTAGAATTTATATTGCTGACTACGAAAGAGCGCATCGATTACAGCTACTTTTAACCAAATGCGGACTTCAGTCATCGGTAAATATGATGGCTCGTAAGGCATCTGCAACAAACTTAGGTAAAAGATCGCAAGATCTATATTATTTGCAGATTACTGATTGCAATCAAATTCCTTGCCAGAGATTGGATACAAGTAAAGGATGTAAGCCTACAGCAAAAGGAAAATGGCAAGTCATCAAAAGCGTGGAAGAGTTACCAGGCGATCACAATACTTATTGCTTCAATGAACCAGAATTCCATAAGGGAGTTTTTGGCAATACTTTAACTGGAAATTGCAATTTGTCTGAGATCCATCTCAATCAAATTGACCCGAATAATCAGCAAGAACAAAGAGAAGCATTTACCGCAGGTGCACTATCGGTTGCGGCATTATTAAATCACAAATTTATTGAACCACGCTATCAAAAATCGCGCGAGTTAGACCCAATTGTTGGTGTATCTTTTACAGGATTATTTGACTTTTTTGTTCGTGCTTTCGGTGTTGATTGGCTACATTGGTGGACAGCAGGAAGACCAGAAACACCACAAGGCTTAGAGTATAAACAAAAAGAGCAAGAATATCTTAGTAAGTGGAAAGAAATTGTTCATCAAGTGATTTGGGAATACTGCGATCGCCACAACATTAAACGCCCGAACCGCTGTACTACTGTACAACCTTCAGGAACAAAATCTTTACTGACAGGTGCTTCTCCTGGTTGGCATCCTCCCAAAGCGCAACGCTTTATTCGCCGCATCACATTCCGCAGTCACGATCCTGTGGCGTTGGCTTGTATTGACTATGGTTACAACATTATACCATCGCAATCGGATAAAGATGAAAACGGCAATCTACTTAACGATCCGTTCGATCCGCGTTGTACTGAGTGGTTAGTCGAAATTCCTGTAGCTGTACCTTGGGCAGATTTACCAGGTGCAGATGAAATTGATATCAGTCAATTTAGTGCGATCGCTCAAATGGATTTCTATATGCAAGTCCAAAAGTATTATGTCTCGCACAACACTTCCGCCACCATCGAACTACGGGAAAACGAAGTTGAAGCTTTGGGTACTCACATTTACGAGACAATTCAAAATAATGAAGGCTATATCTCAGCTGCGCTACTAGCACGATTCGACGATCATCAAACTTTCCCTCGCCTACCCTTTGAACCAATATCTAAACAACAATATGAGCAACTAATGCAACAAGTCAAAACACAACGTCGCACCAACGTTTTTCAGTCAGCGTTAATTCAATACGACGCCAAAGACTTATCAGAGGTAGGACCTGCAGGTTGTGACTCTGACAAATGTCTGTTCTCAGACCAAAAACCTAATTGA
- a CDS encoding Npun_F5749 family FMN-dependent PPOX-type flavoprotein: MEKLVTPWRSPLASALHKNRQPSRYLQLATVRLDNRPANRTVVFRGFLKDTDQLKFIVDARTQKPEQIAYQPWAEACWYFIDTREQFRIGGYLNLIDEDCSDTTLQQARQDTWREISDAARLLFAFPHPGKPRANTGFDVPPPDTTQPLPHFCLLLLEPIEVDHLKLRGEPQNRYLYTRSSNCTWSTQEINP, from the coding sequence TTGGAAAAACTTGTGACTCCTTGGCGATCGCCGCTTGCGAGTGCTTTGCATAAAAATCGGCAACCATCTCGCTACTTACAACTTGCAACAGTACGTTTGGATAATCGCCCTGCAAATCGTACTGTTGTGTTTCGCGGTTTTCTTAAAGATACCGATCAATTAAAATTCATTGTTGATGCACGTACGCAAAAACCCGAACAAATTGCCTATCAACCTTGGGCAGAAGCGTGTTGGTATTTTATTGATACCCGCGAACAGTTTCGCATCGGTGGTTACTTGAATTTAATTGACGAGGATTGCTCGGATACAACTCTACAGCAAGCACGTCAAGATACCTGGCGTGAAATTAGCGATGCAGCGCGGTTACTTTTTGCGTTTCCTCACCCAGGAAAACCAAGAGCAAATACAGGATTTGATGTTCCTCCACCAGATACAACGCAACCTCTACCGCATTTTTGCCTGCTGCTACTCGAACCTATCGAGGTAGATCACTTAAAACTACGTGGTGAACCTCAGAATAGATATCTTTATACTCGCAGTAGCAATTGCACTTGGTCTACTCAAGAAATCAATCCTTAA